The Salmonella enterica subsp. houtenae serovar Houten genome has a segment encoding these proteins:
- the acpD gene encoding ACP phosphodiesterase, whose translation MSKVLVLKSSILAGYSQSGQLTDYFIEQWREKHVADEITVRDLAANPVPVLDGELVGAMRPGDAPLTPRQQDALALSDELIAELKAHDVIVIAAPMYNFNIPTQLKNYFDLIARAGITFRYTEKGPEGLVTGKRAVILSSRGGIHKDTPTDLIAPYLKVFLGFIGITDVNFVFAEGIAYGPEVAAKAQSDAKAAIDSVVAA comes from the coding sequence ATGAGCAAGGTATTAGTTCTTAAATCCAGTATTCTGGCAGGGTACTCTCAGTCTGGTCAGTTGACTGACTATTTTATTGAACAATGGCGCGAAAAACACGTCGCAGATGAAATTACTGTCCGCGATCTGGCGGCCAACCCTGTTCCGGTGCTGGATGGCGAACTGGTGGGCGCGATGCGTCCGGGCGATGCGCCTTTAACGCCACGTCAACAGGACGCTCTGGCGCTGTCCGATGAACTCATTGCTGAACTGAAAGCCCACGACGTCATCGTTATTGCGGCGCCGATGTACAATTTCAATATCCCGACGCAGCTGAAAAACTACTTTGATCTGATTGCCCGCGCCGGTATCACTTTCCGCTATACCGAAAAAGGCCCGGAAGGTCTGGTAACCGGTAAACGTGCGGTGATTCTTTCCAGCCGCGGCGGTATCCATAAAGACACCCCGACGGATTTAATTGCGCCTTACCTGAAAGTGTTCCTCGGTTTTATCGGTATTACCGACGTGAATTTTGTCTTTGCCGAAGGTATTGCCTACGGACCGGAAGTGGCGGCTAAAGCCCAGTCTGATGCAAAAGCCGCGATTGACAGCGTAGTGGCTGCCTAA